In Arcobacter ellisii, a genomic segment contains:
- a CDS encoding DUF309 domain-containing protein has product MKIDYNIFNQKTAIDRFIFAIENGYFVEAHELLEDDWNMYKKQGDINKALVLKGLINGATALALYHIKKRPESHKKVWLAFEKYVPLLDTVDVEEKEKYFKAKKILIELNKRI; this is encoded by the coding sequence ATGAAAATAGATTATAATATTTTCAATCAAAAAACAGCAATTGATAGATTTATCTTCGCAATTGAAAATGGTTATTTTGTTGAAGCACATGAACTATTAGAAGATGATTGGAATATGTATAAAAAACAAGGTGATATAAATAAAGCTCTTGTTTTAAAAGGTTTAATAAATGGAGCAACTGCACTTGCACTTTATCATATTAAAAAACGCCCAGAGAGTCACAAAAAAGTTTGGCTTGCTTTTGAAAAATATGTTCCTCTTTTAGATACAGTAGATGTTGAAGAAAAAGAAAAATATTTCAAAGCAAAAAAAATATTGATTGAATTAAATAAAAGAATCTAG
- the uvrA gene encoding excinuclease ABC subunit UvrA, translating to MTDTIKIFNAKENNLKNINLEIPKNKLIVFTGLSGSGKSTLAFDTLYAEGQRRYIESLSSYARQFLDKVGKPDVERIEGLTPAIAIDQKTTSKNPRSTVGTITEVYDYFRLLYARVGKQHCHQCGQPISQMSASDVINQVLSLPNESKIVILAPLINRKKGSFADLLESLKNKGYVRAMIDGVMVRLDEDIELAKTQMHTIKVVIDRLTVKEENKERIAQDVEKGLKESFGELEIEVINHEEVGTEKHIHYSEHMACFDCKISFEPLEPLSFSFNSPKGACSSCDGLGIRYALDMKKVIDEDLDIENGAIKIIYGFNKGFYFKMLLAFCEETGINTKIPFRDLEEHQKKAILHGTVDEVKFFWKKHKLVRKWDGIVKLAYDMIKDEKEMSEYMTEKKCDACNGNRLKPSSQSVFVANRTIPDILNIPIEDAHTFFQDDKNFEYLSEQNRMIATPILKEIRERIYFLYDVGLGYITLGRDARTISGGEAQRIRVASQIGSGLTGVMYVLDEPSIGLHERDTNKLIKTLRALQEKGNTVIVVEHDKETIQAADYIVDIGPNAGKFGGEIVFAGTLKEMNKAKTLTAKYVTGAKKIDYVHNRPQEEFIEIKNVNINNIKDLDVQIPLKNLVSITGVSGSGKSSLILQTLLPVAKELLNRARKVKKVDGVEIEGLEKLDKVIYLDQSPIGRTPRSNPATYTGLMDDIRDLFAKTKEAMLRGYKIGRFSFNVKGGRCEKCQGEGEIKIEMHFLPDIMVKCDACHGHRYNAQTLEIMYKGKNISDVLNMSVDEALEFFAKVPKLKAKLQTLSDVGLGYITLGQNAITLSGGEAQRIKLSKELSKKDTGNTLYVLDEPTTGLHFADVDRLTKVLHHLVELGNSVLVIEHNLDVIKNSDWVIDIGPEGGSKGGKIVDEGTPEFLALNHKNSGSYTGYYLDKEINGK from the coding sequence ATGACAGATACTATAAAAATATTTAATGCTAAAGAAAACAATCTAAAAAATATCAATTTAGAAATCCCTAAAAATAAGCTAATTGTATTTACAGGACTTAGTGGAAGTGGTAAATCAACACTTGCTTTTGATACATTATATGCAGAAGGTCAAAGAAGATATATAGAGTCTTTGTCTTCATACGCAAGACAATTCTTGGATAAAGTTGGAAAACCTGATGTTGAAAGAATTGAAGGTTTAACTCCTGCAATTGCAATTGACCAAAAAACAACTTCAAAAAATCCAAGGTCAACAGTTGGAACAATAACAGAAGTTTATGACTATTTTAGACTTTTATATGCAAGAGTTGGGAAACAACATTGTCATCAATGTGGACAACCAATTTCTCAAATGAGTGCTAGTGATGTTATAAATCAAGTTTTATCTTTACCAAATGAATCAAAAATTGTGATTTTAGCACCACTTATAAATAGAAAAAAAGGTTCTTTTGCAGATTTACTTGAAAGCCTTAAAAATAAAGGTTATGTAAGAGCAATGATTGATGGTGTTATGGTAAGACTTGATGAAGATATTGAATTAGCTAAAACTCAAATGCATACTATCAAAGTTGTAATAGATAGACTTACAGTAAAAGAAGAAAATAAAGAAAGAATTGCACAAGATGTTGAAAAAGGTTTAAAAGAGAGCTTTGGAGAGTTAGAAATAGAAGTTATAAATCATGAAGAAGTAGGAACTGAAAAACATATTCACTATTCAGAACATATGGCTTGTTTTGATTGTAAAATCTCTTTTGAACCACTTGAACCTCTATCTTTTTCTTTTAATTCACCAAAAGGTGCTTGTTCATCTTGTGATGGTTTAGGAATTCGTTATGCTTTAGATATGAAAAAAGTAATAGATGAAGATTTAGATATTGAAAATGGAGCTATAAAAATCATCTATGGTTTTAACAAAGGTTTCTATTTTAAAATGCTTTTAGCTTTTTGTGAAGAGACAGGTATTAATACAAAAATACCTTTTAGAGATTTGGAAGAACATCAAAAGAAAGCAATTTTACACGGAACAGTTGATGAAGTTAAATTTTTCTGGAAAAAACATAAGTTAGTAAGAAAATGGGATGGTATTGTAAAACTTGCCTATGACATGATAAAAGATGAAAAAGAGATGAGCGAATATATGACTGAAAAGAAGTGTGATGCTTGTAATGGTAATAGATTAAAACCCTCTTCTCAAAGTGTTTTTGTAGCAAATAGAACTATTCCTGATATTTTAAATATTCCAATAGAAGATGCACATACTTTTTTCCAAGATGATAAAAACTTTGAATATTTAAGTGAACAAAACAGAATGATTGCAACTCCTATTTTAAAAGAAATTCGTGAAAGAATTTACTTTTTATATGATGTTGGACTTGGATATATAACTTTAGGAAGAGATGCAAGAACAATCTCAGGTGGAGAAGCTCAAAGAATAAGAGTAGCTTCACAAATTGGTTCAGGTCTAACAGGAGTTATGTATGTACTTGATGAACCATCTATTGGACTTCATGAAAGAGATACAAATAAACTTATCAAAACTTTAAGAGCCTTACAAGAAAAAGGAAATACAGTAATAGTTGTTGAACATGATAAGGAGACTATTCAAGCAGCTGATTATATAGTTGATATTGGACCAAATGCAGGTAAATTTGGTGGAGAGATTGTTTTTGCAGGAACTTTAAAAGAGATGAACAAAGCAAAAACTCTAACTGCAAAATATGTAACTGGTGCAAAAAAGATTGATTATGTTCACAACAGACCTCAAGAAGAGTTTATAGAGATAAAAAATGTAAATATAAATAACATCAAAGACCTTGATGTACAAATTCCACTAAAAAATCTTGTTTCAATAACGGGAGTTAGTGGAAGTGGTAAATCTTCACTTATTTTACAAACTCTACTTCCAGTTGCAAAAGAGCTTTTAAATAGAGCAAGAAAAGTAAAAAAAGTAGATGGTGTAGAAATTGAAGGTTTAGAAAAACTTGATAAAGTAATCTATCTTGACCAAAGTCCAATAGGAAGAACTCCTAGATCAAATCCAGCAACTTATACTGGTCTTATGGATGATATTAGAGATTTATTTGCAAAAACTAAAGAAGCAATGCTTAGAGGTTATAAAATAGGAAGATTCTCTTTTAATGTAAAAGGTGGAAGATGTGAGAAATGTCAAGGTGAAGGTGAAATAAAAATCGAAATGCACTTCTTACCTGATATTATGGTGAAATGTGATGCTTGTCATGGTCATAGATATAACGCTCAAACTTTAGAGATAATGTACAAAGGTAAAAATATCTCTGATGTTTTAAATATGAGTGTTGATGAAGCTTTAGAATTTTTTGCAAAAGTTCCAAAACTAAAAGCAAAACTTCAAACATTAAGTGATGTAGGTCTAGGTTATATTACTTTAGGACAAAATGCAATTACACTTTCTGGTGGGGAAGCTCAAAGAATTAAATTAAGTAAAGAGTTAAGTAAAAAAGATACAGGAAATACTCTATATGTTTTAGATGAGCCAACAACTGGTTTACATTTTGCTGATGTTGATAGATTAACAAAAGTATTACATCACTTAGTAGAACTTGGAAACTCTGTTCTTGTAATTGAACATAACCTTGATGTTATCAAAAACTCTGATTGGGTTATTGATATTGGACCTGAAGGTGGAAGTAAAGGTGGGAAAATTGTAGATGAAGGTACTCCTGAGTTTTTAGCTTTAAACCACAAAAATTCAGGTTCATATACTGGATACTATTTAGATAAAGAGATAAATGGAAAATGA
- a CDS encoding bifunctional diguanylate cyclase/phosphodiesterase, which yields MESSQKNIWTLFYIIIFLIVSTFIFLIVNTHISTKKDFIVEEENLTKIKANSLSAIFSQYETILNIIENQLIIEKNYQSINLSEKVLNSVLINDNNILGFALFKPNGDLYLTNNKNNENFPNLLEKEETKKSFEYTMQKDSIVLGRTYYSDIRKKFILPIRKTIRDKKGEILFVLSIIIDANKIQYSSKNEKYKHHVFRGFDYFYQIYNENENVNEKNNPYEKPVPKELLENIKESVEKKYNKSVEEIKNSEEVITFESKNYNSYDIELVSSKYLKAYELWVITQIPINEVNKVFFKKLVYLFILLVIIYFILYYLFSVINHSEEKKQKALEFQAYHDYLTNLYNRLFIIQKFKIEKNKPFSLFFINVDNFKSVNNSHGHNYGDDVLKEISLRLIELKNSNDYLIRYSGDEFIFIVYDTNLENIKELASKILKSLRQPYNINSVTFTLSCSIGIARYPDNAENFNEIKRYADIAMYESKKEKNKYTIFEDSVKDIYIKKLLMEYELKSSLKNNEMYMMYQPQIDINGNLYGVEALVRWENKNLGFVSPDKFIEIAEATGFMKKLGDFIINTSLKEICEIQKLCNKKFQLSINISVKQFIEKDFNTELLNMIKKSGFDIKNVTLEITENVCIEDIDYIINLLKEFKQHSIKISLDDFGTGYSSLSLLKKLPIDELKIDKSFVDDILVNSSSKKMIENIISIGKNLDLVILAEGIEELEQKNLLESYGTTLFQGYYYSKPLKKDELLKFINKK from the coding sequence ATGGAATCTTCTCAGAAAAACATATGGACATTATTTTATATAATAATTTTTTTAATTGTATCAACTTTTATCTTTTTGATTGTAAATACACATATATCAACCAAAAAAGATTTTATTGTCGAAGAAGAGAATCTTACGAAAATAAAAGCAAATTCTTTAAGTGCAATTTTTTCTCAATATGAAACTATACTAAATATAATAGAAAATCAGTTAATAATTGAAAAAAATTATCAATCCATTAATCTTTCTGAAAAGGTTTTAAATTCAGTTCTTATAAATGATAACAATATTTTAGGATTTGCTTTATTTAAACCAAATGGTGATTTATATCTAACAAATAATAAAAATAATGAAAATTTTCCTAATCTACTTGAAAAAGAAGAGACAAAAAAATCCTTTGAATATACAATGCAAAAAGATAGTATTGTTTTAGGAAGAACTTATTATTCAGACATTAGAAAAAAATTTATATTACCAATTAGAAAAACTATAAGAGATAAAAAAGGAGAGATATTATTTGTACTTTCTATAATCATTGATGCAAATAAAATCCAATATTCTTCAAAAAATGAAAAATATAAACACCATGTTTTTAGAGGATTTGACTATTTTTATCAAATTTATAATGAAAATGAAAATGTTAATGAAAAAAATAATCCTTATGAAAAACCTGTTCCAAAAGAACTTTTAGAAAATATAAAAGAAAGTGTTGAAAAAAAATATAATAAATCAGTTGAAGAGATAAAAAATAGTGAAGAAGTTATAACTTTTGAATCTAAAAATTATAATTCATATGATATAGAATTAGTATCTTCAAAATATTTAAAAGCCTATGAATTATGGGTAATAACACAAATACCTATAAATGAAGTTAATAAAGTGTTTTTTAAAAAATTAGTTTATCTATTTATTTTGTTAGTTATTATCTACTTTATTTTATATTATTTATTTAGTGTAATTAATCATAGTGAAGAGAAAAAACAAAAAGCTTTAGAATTTCAAGCTTATCACGACTACTTAACAAACTTATATAATCGTTTATTTATTATTCAAAAATTTAAAATTGAAAAAAACAAACCTTTTTCTCTTTTTTTTATAAATGTTGATAATTTTAAAAGTGTAAATAATAGTCATGGACATAATTATGGAGATGATGTTTTAAAAGAGATAAGTTTACGTTTAATAGAACTTAAAAATAGTAATGATTATCTAATTAGATATAGTGGAGATGAATTTATTTTTATTGTATATGACACAAATTTAGAAAATATAAAAGAGTTAGCTTCAAAAATTTTAAAATCATTACGCCAACCTTATAATATAAACTCTGTTACTTTTACGTTAAGTTGTAGTATTGGAATAGCAAGATATCCAGATAATGCAGAAAATTTTAATGAAATAAAACGTTATGCAGATATTGCAATGTATGAATCAAAAAAAGAAAAAAACAAATATACTATTTTTGAAGATTCTGTAAAAGATATATATATTAAAAAACTATTGATGGAATATGAATTAAAAAGTTCTTTAAAAAATAATGAAATGTATATGATGTATCAACCACAAATAGATATAAATGGTAATTTGTATGGAGTTGAAGCATTAGTTAGATGGGAAAATAAAAATTTAGGTTTTGTTTCTCCTGATAAATTTATAGAAATTGCAGAAGCAACAGGATTTATGAAAAAATTGGGTGATTTTATTATAAATACCTCTTTAAAAGAGATTTGTGAAATACAAAAACTTTGTAATAAAAAATTTCAATTATCAATAAATATCTCTGTAAAACAGTTTATTGAAAAAGATTTTAATACTGAACTTTTAAATATGATTAAAAAAAGTGGTTTTGATATAAAAAATGTGACTTTAGAAATCACTGAAAATGTTTGTATTGAGGATATTGATTATATTATTAATCTTTTAAAAGAGTTCAAACAACACTCAATAAAAATCTCTTTAGATGATTTTGGAACTGGTTATTCATCTTTGAGTTTATTAAAAAAACTTCCTATTGATGAATTAAAAATTGATAAATCATTTGTTGATGATATCTTAGTAAACTCAAGTTCAAAAAAAATGATTGAAAATATTATCTCAATAGGTAAAAATTTAGATTTAGTAATTCTTGCAGAAGGAATTGAAGAATTAGAACAAAAGAATTTATTAGAATCTTATGGAACAACTTTGTTTCAAGGTTATTATTATTCAAAACCATTAAAGAAAGATGAGTTATTAAAATTTATAAATAAAAAATGA
- a CDS encoding aconitase family protein, which translates to MSKFVNSFVFNEKSYHYYDLKRVFEKYPILRKLPNSLKILLETNIRNVNESEYNYILETFLKRDNLRKIGFFPNRVVINDNFGISILKEFLPLKEKYQNINPTITTDLIVVDNKDEKEKSNILKSALARFENFSVISSNNQDFTLINLEYLSTMLYSRQKDNNIFLFPETLVGTDTQVSMTNSIGILGIKLNEIDIKSAILGSPIILEFPSVVGIELFGNITLGVSISDIVNALIETLKISDIKNKIVEFYGIGLKNISIEDRVTLSNAIIEFGAVCGYFGMDENTLSYVEKTRGVDATLIKEYFIKQGMYDNQDLTYDEYIRFNLSTIKPSIVYKKGFERIEVKDVPLKLDSFKKGRVVKDNDILIATISSNSSLTLLIEACLVAKKAYELDVKINKNIKIFFELNSLQIKEYLEKLDLLKYFEYLGIKIVIESSKELNEELILDIEEFNLNVVSISSLDENNINSKIKSSWIMSPALVLAYSLKGNINFDITKDTIYQDICLSDIWPSTNEVNNKLLSIDSSCYQNKYKDIYMKKETIENLKDISFDKKILDMFEEKEEEYININEAKILAIFDEEITTKDIVPYGEITPYTQVGFYLESIGLKPDQFGTYEKRYDDVEVLKRGLFSTSKIKNKIVFPKEGGYTKDFENKEIVTIYEYAQKMKNQNKPLVILSNKKFATSYNNIQAIKGLKLLGIKVIVAKSFEKNFKEDLIKVGILPLELIEDDLKELKGDELITIKTTDLKINSKFEIEIKKADEVKYLKVLSRLDNKLELLYFKYGGILNYLIKKQLGKI; encoded by the coding sequence TTGAGTAAGTTTGTAAATAGTTTTGTATTTAATGAAAAAAGCTATCATTACTATGATTTAAAAAGAGTTTTTGAAAAATATCCTATTTTAAGAAAATTACCAAACTCTTTAAAAATTTTATTAGAAACAAATATAAGAAATGTAAATGAGAGCGAATACAATTACATATTAGAAACTTTTTTAAAAAGAGATAATCTTAGAAAAATTGGATTTTTCCCAAATAGAGTTGTTATAAATGATAACTTTGGAATATCAATTTTAAAAGAGTTTCTTCCTTTGAAAGAAAAATATCAAAATATAAATCCAACTATTACAACAGATTTAATTGTAGTTGATAATAAAGATGAAAAAGAAAAGTCTAATATCTTAAAATCAGCATTAGCAAGATTTGAAAATTTTTCTGTAATCTCTTCAAATAATCAAGATTTTACACTTATAAATTTAGAATATTTATCAACAATGTTATATTCAAGACAAAAAGATAATAATATATTTTTATTTCCAGAAACTTTAGTTGGAACTGATACTCAAGTTAGTATGACAAACTCTATAGGAATATTAGGAATAAAACTAAATGAGATAGATATAAAATCTGCAATATTAGGTTCACCAATAATTTTAGAGTTTCCAAGTGTTGTAGGAATAGAGTTATTTGGAAATATAACTTTGGGTGTAAGTATAAGTGATATTGTAAATGCCTTAATAGAGACATTAAAAATAAGTGATATAAAAAACAAGATAGTTGAATTTTATGGAATAGGTTTAAAAAATATCAGTATAGAAGATAGAGTTACTCTATCAAATGCAATTATAGAGTTTGGTGCAGTTTGTGGATATTTTGGAATGGATGAAAATACTCTTTCTTATGTGGAAAAAACAAGAGGAGTTGATGCAACATTGATAAAAGAGTATTTTATCAAACAAGGTATGTATGATAATCAAGATTTAACTTACGATGAATACATAAGATTTAATCTTTCAACAATTAAACCCTCAATAGTTTATAAAAAAGGATTTGAAAGAATTGAAGTAAAAGATGTACCTTTAAAACTTGATTCTTTTAAAAAAGGAAGAGTAGTAAAAGACAATGATATCTTAATAGCAACTATATCATCAAATTCAAGCTTAACACTTTTGATAGAAGCTTGTTTAGTTGCAAAAAAAGCTTATGAATTAGATGTAAAGATAAATAAAAACATAAAAATATTTTTTGAATTAAACTCTTTACAAATAAAAGAGTATTTAGAAAAACTAGACTTGTTAAAATATTTTGAGTATTTAGGTATAAAAATAGTAATAGAGAGTTCAAAAGAGTTAAATGAAGAACTAATCTTGGACATAGAAGAGTTTAACCTAAATGTTGTATCTATATCTTCTTTAGATGAGAATAACATTAATAGTAAAATAAAATCTTCTTGGATTATGTCACCAGCTTTAGTATTAGCGTATAGTTTAAAAGGAAATATAAATTTTGATATAACTAAAGATACTATATATCAAGATATTTGTTTAAGTGATATATGGCCTAGTACAAATGAAGTAAATAATAAGTTACTAAGTATAGATTCTTCTTGTTATCAAAATAAATATAAAGATATCTATATGAAAAAAGAGACTATTGAAAATCTAAAAGATATCTCTTTTGATAAAAAAATATTAGATATGTTTGAAGAAAAAGAAGAAGAGTACATAAATATAAATGAAGCAAAAATATTGGCAATTTTTGATGAAGAGATAACTACAAAAGATATAGTACCTTATGGAGAGATAACGCCATATACTCAAGTTGGATTTTATCTTGAATCAATAGGATTAAAACCAGACCAATTTGGAACTTATGAAAAAAGATATGATGATGTTGAGGTTTTAAAAAGAGGTCTATTTTCAACAAGTAAAATAAAAAATAAAATAGTATTTCCAAAAGAGGGTGGATACACAAAAGATTTTGAAAATAAAGAGATAGTTACTATTTATGAATATGCACAAAAAATGAAAAATCAAAATAAACCATTGGTTATCTTATCAAACAAAAAATTTGCAACTTCATATAATAATATTCAAGCAATTAAAGGTTTAAAACTTTTAGGTATAAAAGTAATAGTAGCAAAATCATTTGAGAAGAATTTTAAAGAAGATTTGATAAAAGTAGGGATTTTACCTCTTGAATTAATCGAAGATGATTTAAAAGAGCTAAAAGGTGATGAATTAATAACTATTAAAACAACAGATTTAAAAATAAATTCAAAATTTGAAATAGAAATAAAAAAAGCTGATGAGGTAAAATATCTAAAAGTTTTATCAAGACTTGATAATAAACTAGAGCTTTTATATTTTAAATATGGTGGTATATTAAATTATCTAATAAAAAAACAATTAGGAAAAATATGA
- a CDS encoding GNAT family acetyltransferase, producing MNFKIATIDDIEKVLELHAKYQIDTINEEDKKDGFITTAFTKEQMIDLITKEQGLFIAVENERVIAYVMSACWDFWSRWPMFVYMIEDLENLEYIGQKLTTKNSYQYGPVCVDKEYRGKKVLEKLFDFARINMAKRFPILVTFINKINQRSYIAHTKKIGLEVIKEFSYNNNNYYELVYDTSKKLLD from the coding sequence ATGAATTTTAAAATAGCAACAATAGATGATATAGAAAAAGTTTTAGAGTTACATGCAAAATATCAAATAGATACAATAAATGAAGAAGATAAAAAAGATGGATTTATAACAACTGCTTTTACAAAAGAGCAAATGATTGATTTGATAACAAAAGAGCAAGGTTTATTTATTGCAGTTGAAAATGAAAGAGTAATTGCATATGTGATGAGTGCATGTTGGGATTTCTGGTCAAGATGGCCAATGTTTGTTTATATGATAGAAGATTTAGAAAATTTAGAATATATAGGACAAAAATTAACTACAAAAAATTCATACCAATATGGACCAGTTTGTGTGGATAAAGAGTACAGAGGAAAAAAAGTTTTAGAAAAACTTTTTGATTTTGCAAGAATTAATATGGCAAAAAGATTTCCTATTTTAGTAACTTTCATAAATAAAATAAATCAAAGGTCTTATATAGCTCATACTAAAAAAATAGGACTTGAAGTTATAAAAGAGTTTTCTTATAACAACAATAACTATTATGAATTGGTTTATGATACTTCTAAAAAACTTTTAGATTAA
- a CDS encoding DEAD/DEAH box helicase — protein sequence MPFSELITLEELNKSLKECDYRNPTPIQEKVIPLVLQKKDVMAKAQTGSGKTASFVLPILELFSKQNYEGKAKVKVLVLTPTRELALQISQTFSLFSKYLNKKPKIVSVIGGESISTQLLEIQKGCDIVVATTGRLVDILDKKQLDLSKLEFLVLDEADKMLDLGFEQELDTLLEMVPKTRQNLLFSATYPLKVKNIISKITKKAIEISIDETPTVQKIEQRVITVNIENRSPLLRQLVSTNDWEQILVFMANKRACDNIASKFRKYGFNASSFHADLTQDERNKTIEDFKNKKIKILFATDIAARGLHVDDISCVVNYDLPRATADYIHRIGRTGRAGKSGSAISFIGLEDFEHFALIEKRCNIKLEKEQIEGFELIGKPIKKEKGNAPIKGKRKSKKDKLREQKNL from the coding sequence ATGCCATTTTCAGAACTAATCACTTTAGAAGAATTAAACAAAAGTTTAAAAGAGTGTGATTATAGAAATCCAACACCAATTCAAGAAAAAGTTATACCTCTTGTTTTACAAAAAAAAGATGTTATGGCTAAAGCTCAAACAGGTAGTGGAAAAACTGCTAGTTTTGTTTTACCTATTTTAGAACTTTTTTCAAAACAAAATTATGAAGGAAAAGCTAAAGTAAAAGTTTTAGTTTTAACTCCAACAAGAGAACTAGCTTTGCAGATTTCTCAAACTTTTTCTCTGTTTTCTAAATACTTAAATAAAAAGCCAAAAATTGTAAGTGTTATTGGAGGAGAGAGTATTTCAACTCAACTTTTAGAGATTCAAAAAGGTTGTGATATAGTTGTTGCAACTACTGGAAGATTAGTTGATATATTAGATAAAAAACAGTTAGATTTATCAAAATTAGAGTTTTTGGTTTTAGATGAAGCAGATAAAATGCTTGATTTAGGATTTGAACAAGAGTTAGATACTCTTTTAGAAATGGTTCCAAAAACTAGACAAAATCTTCTTTTTTCTGCAACTTATCCTTTAAAAGTAAAAAATATCATTTCAAAGATTACAAAAAAAGCTATTGAAATATCTATTGATGAAACACCAACTGTTCAAAAAATTGAACAAAGGGTAATAACTGTAAATATAGAAAATAGAAGTCCACTTTTAAGACAGCTTGTATCTACAAATGATTGGGAGCAGATTTTAGTTTTTATGGCAAATAAACGAGCTTGTGACAATATAGCTTCAAAATTTAGAAAATATGGATTTAATGCCTCTTCATTTCATGCTGATTTAACTCAAGATGAAAGAAATAAAACAATTGAAGATTTTAAAAATAAAAAAATAAAGATTTTATTTGCCACAGATATTGCAGCTCGTGGACTTCATGTGGATGATATAAGTTGTGTTGTAAATTATGATTTACCAAGAGCAACAGCTGATTATATACACCGAATTGGAAGAACAGGGCGAGCAGGAAAAAGTGGAAGTGCTATATCATTTATAGGATTAGAAGATTTTGAACATTTTGCTTTGATAGAAAAAAGATGTAATATAAAACTAGAAAAAGAACAAATTGAAGGTTTTGAATTAATTGGAAAACCAATAAAAAAAGAAAAAGGAAATGCTCCTATAAAGGGTAAAAGAAAAAGTAAAAAAGATAAATTAAGAGAACAAAAAAATTTATAA
- a CDS encoding sulfite exporter TauE/SafE family protein — MTLELFAFGVITGFSSGFFGIGGGTILVPMLLMVGFVMKEAVAISIMQMVFSSIYGSFLNIKKAAYVIKDGAILGIGGSIGGMISGYIVPNLSNESLQYLFIAILIFSIIRIFYSPATQINQKQEANKFVLLLIGAGIGILAMSIGVGGSILLTPILVGFLKYDLKAATALGLFFVIFSSVAGFISTSLNGEMLFFEGAIIGIGSLIGVYFGIKVKDMTKATSYKKYVLLLNIFVLIIMIYKTF, encoded by the coding sequence TTGACTTTAGAATTATTTGCTTTTGGTGTTATTACTGGATTTTCTTCTGGTTTTTTTGGAATTGGTGGTGGAACAATATTAGTTCCAATGCTTTTAATGGTTGGTTTTGTTATGAAAGAAGCTGTTGCTATTTCAATTATGCAAATGGTTTTCTCTTCTATTTATGGCTCTTTTTTAAATATAAAAAAAGCTGCATATGTTATAAAAGATGGGGCTATTTTAGGAATTGGTGGTTCAATTGGAGGAATGATAAGTGGATATATTGTTCCTAATTTATCAAATGAATCACTTCAATACCTTTTTATTGCGATTTTAATATTTTCGATTATTAGAATTTTTTATTCACCAGCTACTCAAATAAACCAAAAACAAGAAGCTAATAAATTTGTATTATTATTAATTGGTGCAGGTATAGGTATTCTTGCTATGAGTATTGGAGTTGGTGGTTCTATTTTATTAACACCTATTTTAGTTGGTTTTTTAAAATATGATTTAAAAGCAGCAACTGCTCTTGGCTTATTTTTTGTAATTTTTTCTTCAGTTGCAGGATTTATTTCTACTTCATTAAATGGAGAGATGTTATTTTTTGAAGGTGCAATTATTGGTATTGGTTCACTAATTGGAGTATATTTTGGAATAAAAGTTAAAGATATGACAAAAGCTACTTCTTACAAAAAATATGTACTACTTTTAAATATTTTTGTTTTAATAATTATGATTTATAAGACTTTTTAG